The Apium graveolens cultivar Ventura chromosome 6, ASM990537v1, whole genome shotgun sequence genome contains a region encoding:
- the LOC141665799 gene encoding protein FAR1-RELATED SEQUENCE 5-like, giving the protein MFCHKRQNEKKEPIDHSLHLDDLNISEEPKTPVYVEDDDFVDRNEEFINLDDDLVDVEDENDENEVENEVENDSDNVEGEDEDEDDNVDDANLYENVDGGGSSIFESNFSKLYGKSIVAESSQNKRRREVLPKSECKVRMYVNYQKKKCHWEVTSLELVHDHGLVSPSKMNLVQRERHVNIATHCLIKTLYGSGVRNCQVMNVIGNIHGGNDKVGFNVQHVRNVLRDERKKRFEISDAQAGLDLLHRLNEESDSKYFIRTEVDEENRLKCLVWIDPRCIMAYQNFGDVMAFDTTYRINRYAMPFVPFTGVNHHYQSVIFRFALMRDEHASTFEWILHTWLEGVGNNPPLTIITDQDQAMASAIAARWASFVEKYHLQDHKWLNGTSRSEGMNSFFDKYVSSAMGLKEFIENAQKALARQFMRKKEEDYVTINLKRPMKLHTTLEYHAFCIYTKEMFRRFQDELVESLKYFVKKDRRASEEGGGNGGCLYVL; this is encoded by the exons ATGTTTTGCCATAAACGTCAAAATGAAAAAAAAGAGCCTATTGATCATAGTTTACATCTTGATGATTTAAATATCAGTGAAGAACCTAAAACCCCTGTATATGTTGAAGATGATGATTTTGTAGATAGAAATGAggaatttattaatttagatgaCGATTTGGTTGATGTTGAAGATGAAAATGATGAAAATGAGGTTGAAAACGAGGTTGAAAATGATAGTGATAATGTTGAGGGtgaggatgaagatgaagatgataatgtagATGATGCAAATTTGTATGAAAATGTTGATGGGGGGGGGAGTTCCATATTTGAATCAAATTTTTCAAA GCTTTATGGAAAAAGTATCGTCGCCGAGAGTAGTCAAAATAAACGGCGTAGAGAGGTTCTTCCTAAAAGCGAGTGCAAGGTGAGGATGTAtgtcaattatcaaaagaaaaaatgTCACTGGGAGGTAACTAGCCTTGAATTGGTACACGACCACGGTCTTGTTTCCCCTAGTAAGATGAATTTGGTACAACGAGAAAGACATGTCAACATCGCGACCCATTGTTTGATTAAAACGCTTTATGGTTCGGGGGTTCGTAATTGTCAAGTGATGAATGTGATTGGTAACATTCATGGAGGTAATGATAAAGTTGGTTTCAATGTTCAACATGTTAGGAATGTGTTAAGAGACGAGAGGAAGAAAAGGTTTGAGATTAGTGACGCCCAAGCGGGGTTGGACTTGTTACATAGGTTGAATGAAGAAAGTgattctaaatattttattaggaCCGAAGTCGATGAAGAGAATCGCTTGAAGTGTCTAGTATGGATTGATCCGAGATGTATAATGGCTTACCAAAATTTTGGCGATGTTATGGCTTTTGATACCACTTATCGGATAAATAGGTATGCAATGCCATTTGTCCCATTTACCGGAGTCAATCATCATTATCAATCGGTAATTTTCAGATTTGCATTGATGCGGGATGAACACGCATCGACTTTTGAGTGGATTCTTCATACTTGGCTTGAAGGTGTGGGGAATAATCCTCCATTGACTATAATCACGGATCAAGATCAAGCCATGGCAAGCGCTATTGCG GCTAGATGGGCGTCGTTTGTGGAAAAGTATCACTTGCAAGATCATAAATGGTTAAATGG TACCTCGAGGAGTGAGGGGATGAATTCTTTCTTTGATAAGTATGTGAGTTCGGCAATGGGTTTGAAGGAATTCATTGAAAATGCCCAAAAAGCATTGGCAAGGCAATTCATGAGGAAAAAGGAAGAAGATTATGTCACCATTAATCTAAAACGTCCCATGAAATTGCATACCACATTGGAGTATCATGCTTTTTGTATCTACACTAAGGAAATGTTTAGAAGATTTCAAGATGAATTGGTTGAGTCTTTAAAATACTTTGTTAAAAAAGACCGACGAGCTAGTGAAGAAGGGGGGGGGAATGGGGGATGTTTATACGTACTATAG
- the LOC141667749 gene encoding mitogen-activated protein kinase homolog NTF6-like: MEKQSSRIMVKEGVKSHGGKYVDYNVLGNLFQVTSKYAPPVLPVGRGAYGIVCCATDSETKEEVAIKKIGNAFENRIDAKRTLREIKLLCHMDHDNVIKIKDIIRPPEKENFVDVYIAYELMDTDLHQIIRSTQALTDDHCQYFLYQLLRGLKYIHSANVLHRDLKPSNLLLNSNCDLKICDFGLARTTSETDFMTEYVVTRWYRAPELLLNCSEYTAAIDIWSVGCILMEIIKREPLFPGKDYVQQLRLITELLGSPEDSDLGFLRSDNARRYVKQLRHIPKKPFAEKFPNVSQLAIDLAERMLVFDPSKRITVEEALNHPFLLSLHEINEEPTCQSPFNFDFEQTSLSEEDVKELIWKEALRFNPDKMLE; the protein is encoded by the exons ATGGAGAAGCAATCATCAAGAATAATGGTGAAAGAAGGTGTTAAAAGTCATggaggaaagtatgtagactatAATGTGCTTGGTAATTTGTTTCAGGTTACCTCTAAATACGCTCCCCCTGTTCTCCCTGTTGGTCGCGGTGCTTACGGCATTGTCTG CTGTGCTACAGATTCTGAAACAAAGGAGGAGGTTGCAATAAAGAAGATTGGAAATGCATTCGAAAACAGGATTGATGCCAAAAGGACTCTCCGCGAGATCAAACTTCTCTGCCATATGGATCATGATAAT GTCATCAAAATTAAGGACATCATAAGACCACCTGAGAAAGAGAATTTTGTTGATGTGTATATTGCGTATGAGTTAATGGATACTGATCTTCATCAAATTATCCGGTCTACCCAGGCACTGACAGATGATCACTGTCAG TATTTCCTGTACCAGTTGTTACGTGGATTGAAGTACATACACTCTGCAAATGTTCTGCACCGTGATTTGAAACCTAGCAACTTGCTTCTTAATTCAAATTGTGACCTAAAGATTTGTGACTTTGGGCTCGCAAGAACCACTTCTGAAACAGATTTTATGACTGAATATGTTGTAACCCGATGGTACAGGGCCCCTGAATTGTTACTCAATTGTTCAGAATATACCGCAGCTATTGACATATGGTCAGTTGGTTGCATATTAATGGAGATAATTAAAAGGGAACCTCTTTTTCCGGGGAAAGACTATGTTCAGCAACTACGGCTTATCACTGAG CTTCTGGGTTCTCCGGAGGATTCGGATCTTGGATTCTTAAGGAGCGATAATGCTCGAAGATATGTCAAGCAGCTCCGTCACATTCCCAAGAAACCTTTTGCCGAGAAGTTTCCTAATGTATCACAGCTAGCCATTGATCTGGCAGAGCGGATGTTAGTTTTTGATCCTTCCAAGCGTATAACTG ttgaagaagctctgaaTCACCCATTTTTATTAAGTCTGCATGAGATTAATGAGGAGCCAACCTGCCAATCACCTTTTAACTTTGATTTTGAACAAACATCTCTAAGCGAAGAAGATGTGAAGGAATTGATTTGGAAGGAAGCTTTAAGATTCAACCCTGACAAGATGTTGGAGTGA
- the LOC141667542 gene encoding enoyl-[acyl-carrier-protein] reductase, mitochondrial-like isoform X1: protein MASYCCRLLNFKTSHNPSSLPLSLKLTVRSFSAFMSPPSTAIVYYQEGPPDSVTKMVKLPPVEIKENEVCVKMLAAPINPSDINRIQVGTVGVYPVKPQMPAVGGYEGVGEVHSLGSAVKGLSPGDLVIPCPPSFGTWQTYVVKGQSVWHKIDKGTPVEYAATVFINPLSALKMLEDFVDLNQGDAIVQNGATSMVGQCIIQLAQTRGIRSINIIRDRAGSDEAKEKLKNLGADEVYTESQLEVKNVKSLLANIPEPALGFNCIGGNAASLVMKFLRQGGTMVTYGGMSKKPITVSTSSFIFKELSLRGFYLQNFMTPSGAEECKSAIDYLLGLMREGKVTYDMEFAPFENFHAALDKSLGKLGSQFKQVIKF from the exons ATGGCATCTTACTGCTGCAGATTACTCAACTTCAAAACTTCCCATAATCCCTCCTCCCTGCCGCTTTCTCTAAAGCTCACTGTCCGATCATTCTCTGCCTTCATGTCACCGCCTTCCACCGCAATTGTTTACTATCAAGAAGGTCCTCCTGATTCTGTCACCaa AATGGTAAAGCTACCTCCTGTTGAAATTAAGGAGAATGAAGTTTGTGTTAAAATGCTGGCTGCTCCTATCAATCCTTCTGATATCAACAGAATTCAAG TCGGTACTGTAGGTGTATACCCCGTGAAGCCACAAATGCCAGCAGTTGGTGGTTATGAAGGAGTTGGAGAGGTACATTCTTTAGGATCTGCAGTAAAGGGTCTCTCTCCTGGGGATCTGGTCATTCCATGTCCACCAAGTTTTG GTACATGGCAGACATATGTGGTAAAAGGACAGAGTGTATGGCATAAAATTGATAAGGGAACACCAGTGGAATATGCTGCCACAGTATTTATCAACCCTTTGTCAGCACTAAAAATGCTCGAGGACTTTGTGGATCTAAATCAAG GGGACGCAATTGTGCAGAACGGAGCTACAAGCATGGTTGGTCAGTGCATCATTCAGCTTGCTCAAACTCGTGGTATCCGGAGCATTAATATTATAAGGGACAG GGCTGGATCAGATGAAGCAAAAGAAAAACTTAAAAATCTTGGCGCAGATGAAGTGTATACAGAGAGCCAACTGGAAGTTAAAAATGTCAAGAGTCTCCTG GCTAATATTCCTGAACCAGCTCTGGGGTTCAATTGTATTGGCGGGAATGCAGCTTCACTGGTTATGAAATTCTTGAG GCAAGGGGGAACCATGGTGACATATGGTGGAATGTCTAAAAAACCAATTACCGTGTCAACATCGTCCTTCATATTTAAG GAACTTTCCTTGAGGGGATTTTATTTGCAGAATTTTATGACTCCTTCTGGAGCGGAAGAGTGCAAGAGTGCAATAGATTACCTCTTAGGCCTCATGCGTGAAGGGAAAGTCACATATGA TATGGAATTTGCCCCATTCGAGAACTTCCATGCAGCACTGGATAAATCACTTGGAAAGCTAGGAAGCCAATTTAAACAGGTTATCAAATTCTAA
- the LOC141667542 gene encoding enoyl-[acyl-carrier-protein] reductase, mitochondrial-like isoform X2: MASYCCRLLNFKTSHNPSSLPLSLKLTVRSFSAFMSPPSTAIVYYQEGPPDSVTKMVKLPPVEIKENEVCVKMLAAPINPSDINRIQGVYPVKPQMPAVGGYEGVGEVHSLGSAVKGLSPGDLVIPCPPSFGTWQTYVVKGQSVWHKIDKGTPVEYAATVFINPLSALKMLEDFVDLNQGDAIVQNGATSMVGQCIIQLAQTRGIRSINIIRDRAGSDEAKEKLKNLGADEVYTESQLEVKNVKSLLANIPEPALGFNCIGGNAASLVMKFLRQGGTMVTYGGMSKKPITVSTSSFIFKELSLRGFYLQNFMTPSGAEECKSAIDYLLGLMREGKVTYDMEFAPFENFHAALDKSLGKLGSQFKQVIKF, translated from the exons ATGGCATCTTACTGCTGCAGATTACTCAACTTCAAAACTTCCCATAATCCCTCCTCCCTGCCGCTTTCTCTAAAGCTCACTGTCCGATCATTCTCTGCCTTCATGTCACCGCCTTCCACCGCAATTGTTTACTATCAAGAAGGTCCTCCTGATTCTGTCACCaa AATGGTAAAGCTACCTCCTGTTGAAATTAAGGAGAATGAAGTTTGTGTTAAAATGCTGGCTGCTCCTATCAATCCTTCTGATATCAACAGAATTCAAG GTGTATACCCCGTGAAGCCACAAATGCCAGCAGTTGGTGGTTATGAAGGAGTTGGAGAGGTACATTCTTTAGGATCTGCAGTAAAGGGTCTCTCTCCTGGGGATCTGGTCATTCCATGTCCACCAAGTTTTG GTACATGGCAGACATATGTGGTAAAAGGACAGAGTGTATGGCATAAAATTGATAAGGGAACACCAGTGGAATATGCTGCCACAGTATTTATCAACCCTTTGTCAGCACTAAAAATGCTCGAGGACTTTGTGGATCTAAATCAAG GGGACGCAATTGTGCAGAACGGAGCTACAAGCATGGTTGGTCAGTGCATCATTCAGCTTGCTCAAACTCGTGGTATCCGGAGCATTAATATTATAAGGGACAG GGCTGGATCAGATGAAGCAAAAGAAAAACTTAAAAATCTTGGCGCAGATGAAGTGTATACAGAGAGCCAACTGGAAGTTAAAAATGTCAAGAGTCTCCTG GCTAATATTCCTGAACCAGCTCTGGGGTTCAATTGTATTGGCGGGAATGCAGCTTCACTGGTTATGAAATTCTTGAG GCAAGGGGGAACCATGGTGACATATGGTGGAATGTCTAAAAAACCAATTACCGTGTCAACATCGTCCTTCATATTTAAG GAACTTTCCTTGAGGGGATTTTATTTGCAGAATTTTATGACTCCTTCTGGAGCGGAAGAGTGCAAGAGTGCAATAGATTACCTCTTAGGCCTCATGCGTGAAGGGAAAGTCACATATGA TATGGAATTTGCCCCATTCGAGAACTTCCATGCAGCACTGGATAAATCACTTGGAAAGCTAGGAAGCCAATTTAAACAGGTTATCAAATTCTAA